From the Anopheles coustani chromosome X, idAnoCousDA_361_x.2, whole genome shotgun sequence genome, one window contains:
- the LOC131269448 gene encoding uncharacterized protein LOC131269448 has protein sequence MGQLSKFFYRVTIDKTCRDMLHPDQNCPTAWCTFFYQGVLGGLRHYLPAVITPLLFRIREWNKPEVWKHFFRQYLCCVLAGMPMTAGSFIAFCAFHHIMGRFPPAWFVLIPSLAGGITVQHLPRHIVRAQGIGLFNMYLEFLIRRARSPLMASLRTSRLCATITFALLSSCIMAARQFLHVDRFWFARTYPDVAGDSTRCHHSQLLHAEGSPTPVDVSCQKHITREVLTSFCIGLAISVVKIALPNVKLLVRNPLGLLRLLATRFDLGLLSFITLYKALYEVASCSLTPYKPTIGPYVRSAIGGFMAGLAYCCFPNYLLFTFPITELAELCWLVYIKHDAFPKPRVVRWFDMRVPVSMILYTACLGLLCHLRIVYPYHVNRYWHKLMANGTWGRSEALANGYASIMMGYK, from the exons ATGGGGCAGCTGAGTAAGTTCTTCTACCGGGTGACGATCGACAAAACCTGTCGTGATATGCTACATCCGGATCAAAACTGCCCCACGGCGTGGTGTACCTTCTTCTATCAGGGTGTACTAGGAGGATTGCGCCACTATCTTCCGGCGGTTATC ACTCCCCTACTGTTTCGCATTCGTGAATGGAACAAGCCAGAGGTCTGGAAACACTTCTTCCGGCAGTATCTATGCTGCGTCCTGGCCGGTATGCCGATGACGGCAGGGAGTTTCATTGCGTTCTGCGCTTTCCA CCACATCATGGGGCGATTTCCACCAGCCTGGTTTGTGCTTATTCCGTCGCTAGCCGGTGGCATCACTGTGCAGCATCTGCCCAGGCACATCGTCCGCGCCCAGGGTATTGGACTGTTCAATATG TATCTCGAGTTTCTTATACGGCGCGCCCGCAGTCCCCTAATGGCGTCCCTGCGTACATCCAGGCTGTGTGCGACCATCACATTCGCGCTGCTCAGCTCCTGCATCATGGCGGCAAGGCAGTTTCTGCACGTCGACCGGTTCTGGTTTGCCCGCACGTACCCGGACGTTGCTGGTGATTCGACCCGCTGTCATCACTCGCAGCTGCTCCACGCCGAAGGAAGTCCCACTCCGGTCGATGTGAGCTGCCAGAAGCACATCACCCGGGAGGTACTAACATCGTTCTGCATCGGGCTAGCGATCAGTGTGGTGAAAATTGCTCTTCCGAACGTAAAGCTGCTCGTGCGCAACCCACTCGGACTGCTTCGGCTGTTGGCTACCCGGTTCGATCTCGGATTGCTCAGCTTCATAACGCTCTACAAGGCACTGTACGAGGTGGCTAGCTGCAGTCTCACCCCCTATAAACCGACCATCGGACCGTACGTGCGCAGTGCCATCGGTGGGTTTATGGCGGGACTAGCGTACTGCTGCTTTCCAAACTACTTGCTGTTCACCTTTCCGATCACCGAGCTGGCGGAGCTCTGCTGGCTGGTGTACATTAAACACGACGCTTTCCCGAAGCCCCGAGTGGTACGCTGGTTCGACATGAGGGTCCCGGTGTCGATGATCCTATACACTGCCTGCCTCGGACTGCTGTGCCACCTGCGCATCGTGTATCCGTACCACGTCAATCGGTACTGGCATAAACTGATGGCTAATGGGACATGGGGCCGCTCCGAAGCACTGGCCAACGGGTACGCCAGTATCATGATGGGCTACAAGTAA